The following proteins are encoded in a genomic region of Nicotiana sylvestris chromosome 4, ASM39365v2, whole genome shotgun sequence:
- the LOC138889430 gene encoding uncharacterized protein has protein sequence MTQPVLSECLARWSIFFNQYEITYTPQKAVKGQALANFLVNHSLLEKWELSDEFPHDVLIIEELPPWTMFFDGSTYHNGYQALIISLKKTLDMKILQLKIYDNSKLIINQLFGSYEVKKEDILPYYQYASCLLERFDQVFLSHVPREENCMADALSHLAMTMAPGEKESTKEYSYNVLINKKPAKQWRKHIPSHVEHTNLVPSSIFASRGWATPRRQWYGIPRYIIIDNGTPFNNKLVRSLCEKFGFKQHKSLMYNAPDNGLTEDFNNTVGNLLEKVDAKNKRVWHEKIGEALWAYRTTLRITTQATPYSLVYGVKPVLPLEQQIPSLWIAIQEGLTLEKNAQLCIEELEALDEKILETQ, from the exons ATGACTCAACCTGTTCTTTCTGAATGCCTAGCAAGATGGTCTATATTTTTTAACCAATATGAGATCACATACACACCTCAAAAGGCTGTGAAAGGACAAGCACTTGCCAATTTTCTAGTTAATCACTCTCTTCTGGAGAAGTGGGAGCTTTCTGATGAGTTTCCACATGACGTTTTGATCATTGAAGAACTGCCACCATGgacaatgttctttgatggatctACATATCATAATG GGTACCAGGCTTTGATTATCAGTCTCAAAAAGACATTAGACATGAAGATTCTACAATTGAAGATCTATGACAACTCTAAGCTGATCATCAACCAACTTTTTGGGAGTTATGAGGTAAAGAAGGAAGATATTTTACCATACTACCAATATGCTTCTTGTTTacttgaaagatttgaccaagtgTTCTTAAGCCACGTCCCAAGAGAAGAAAATTGCATGGCTGATGCTTTGTCTCACTTGGCCATGACAATGGCACCTGGAGAGAAAGAGTCAACAAAG GAATATTCTTACAATGTATTGATAAATAAGAAGCCCGCTAAGCAATGGAGGAAGCACATTCCGTCTCATGTGGAGCACACCAATCTGGTCCCAAGCTCCATTTTTGCATCAAGAGGATGGGCTACTCCTAGACGACAATG GTATGGCATACCAAGATACATAATCATAGATAATGGAACTCCATTTAACAACAAGCTCGTAAGGAGTCTATGTGAGAAGTTCGGTTTCAAGCAACATAAGTCTTTAATGTATAATGCACCCGACAATGGCcttactgaagattttaacaataCGGTTGGTAACCTTTTAGAGAAAGTTGATGCAAAGAACAAGAGAGTTTGGCATGAAAAAATTGGTGAAGCTTTATGGGCATATCGGACAACCTTAAGAATTACTACACAAGcaactccttactctttggtgtaTGGTGTAAAACCAGTCCTTCCACTAGAGCAACAAATTCCATCATTATGGATCGCGATCCAAGAAGGACTCACACTCGAAAAGAATGCTCAACTTTGCATAGAAGAGTTAGAGGCATTGGATGAGAAAATATTGGAAACACAATAA